Proteins found in one Cottoperca gobio unplaced genomic scaffold, fCotGob3.1 fCotGob3_259arrow_ctg1, whole genome shotgun sequence genomic segment:
- the clcn4 gene encoding H(+)/Cl(-) exchange transporter 4 isoform X1 translates to MHCCPLTGRSHCGGAGAGGGAGAGAGGGAGVSSATPTDEMNGAGNLMDFLDEPFPDVGTYEDFHTIDWLREKSRDTDRHRKITSKSKESFWELIKSLLDAWSGWVVMLLIGLLSGTLAGVIDLAVDWMTDLKEGVCLTAFWYSHEQCCWTSNETTFDDRDKCPQWQKWAELMTGHAEGAGAYVLNYFLYVLWALLFSFLAVSLVRVFAPYACGSGIPEIKTILSGFIIRGYLGKWTLLIKTVTLVLAVSSGLSLGKEGPLVHVACCCGNLFCSLFSKYSKNEGKRREVLSAAAAAGVSVAFGAPIGGVLFSLEEVSYYFPLKTLWRSFFAALVAAFTLRAINPFGNSRLVLFYVEYHTPWYMAELVPFILLGVFGGLWGTLFIKANIAWCRRRKTTQLGKYPVLEVIAVTGITALLAFPNPYTRRSTSELISELFNDCGALESSQLCDYINNPNMSRPVDDIPDRPAGPGVYNALWQLALALVFKIVITIFTFGMKIPSGLFIPSMAVGAIAGRIVGIAVEQMAYHHHDWIIFKNWCRPGADCVTPGLYAMVGAAACLGGVTRMTVSLVVIMFELTGGLEYIVPLMAAAVTSKWVADAFGKEGIYESHIQLNGYPYLDVRDEFTHRTLATDVMRPRRNDPPLAVLTQDSTTVEDVETLIKDTDYNGFPVVVSRESERLIGFVQRRDLTLAIKTARQKQDGVVSSSVVYFTEDAPQLPASNPQPLKLRRILNLSPFTVTDHTPMETVVDIFRKLGLRQCLVTRSGRLLGIITKKDVLRHMAQMMNQDPESIMFN, encoded by the exons ATGCACTGCTGCCCCTTGACAGGAAGGAGTCATTgtggaggtgcaggtgcaggtggaggtgcaggtgcaggtgcaggtggaggtgcag GTGTCAGCAGTGCCACGCCCACAGACGAGATGAACGGAGCTGGAAACTTGATGGATTTCCTGGACGAGCCTTTTCCTGATGTGGGCACGTATGAAGACTTCCACACCATCGACTGGCTGAGGGAGAAATCCAGAGACACGGACCGGCACCGCAAG ATCACCAGTAAGAGCAAAGAGTCCTTCTGGGAGCTGATCAAGAGCCTGCTGGACGCCTGGTCAGGATGGGTGGTGATGCTGCTCATCGGACTCCTCTCAG GTACGCTGGCCGGAGTGATTGACCTGGCGGTGGACTGGATGACAGACCTGAAGGAAGGCGTGTGTCTGACGGCCTTCTGGTACAGCCACGAGCAGTGCTGCTGGACGTCCAACGAGACGACCTTTGACGACCGGGACAAGTGTCCACAGTGGCAGAAGTGGGCCGAGCTGATGACGGGCCACGCCGAG GGAGCGGGAGCATACGTGCTGAACTACTTCCTGTACGTTCTGTGGGCTCTGCTGTTTTCCTTCCTGGCGGTGTCGTTGGTGCGAGTGTTCGCTCCGTACGCCTGCGGTTCAGGGATCCCAGAG ATCAAGACGATCCTCAGCGGCTTCATCATCAGAGGCTACCTCGGGAAATGGACCCTGCTGATCAAGACGGTCACCCTGGTTCTGGCCGTGTCGTCGGGGCTCAGCCTGGGGAAGGAGGGCCCTCTGGTCCACGTGGCCTGCTGCTGCGGAAACCTCTTCTGCAGCCTCTTCTCCAAGTACAGCAAGAACGAGGGCAAGCGCAGAGAG gtgttatcagcggcagcagcagctggagtgTCGGTGGCCTTTGGAGCGCCCATCGGAGGAGTTCTGTTCAGCCTGGAGGAG GTCAGTTACTACTTCCCTCTGAAGACTCTGTGGCGCTCGTTCTTCGCCGCCCTGGTCGCCGCCTTCACACTGCGCGCCATCAACCCGTTTGGTAACAGCCGCCTGGTGCTCTTCTACGTGGAGTACCACACGCCGTGGTACATGGCCGAGCTGGTGCCGTTCATCCTGCTGGGCGTGTTTGGCGGCCTCTGGGGGACCCTCTTCATCAAGGCCAACATAGCCTGGTGCCGTCGGAGGAAGACCACCCAGCTGGGGAAGTATCCGGTCTTGGAGGTCATCGCCGTGACGGGTATCACCGCCTTGCTGGCGTTTCCCAACCCGTATACCCGTCGCAGCACCAGCGAGCTCATCTCTGAGCTCTTCAACGACTGCGGCGCGCTGGAGTCGTCGCAGCTCTGTGATTACATTAATAACCCCAACATGAGTCGGCCGGTGGACGACATCCCAGACCGACCGGCGGGACCCGGGGTGTACAACGCTCTGTGGCAGCTCGCGCTCGCTCTCGTCTTCAAGATCGTCATCACTATCTTCACCTTCGGCATGAAG ATCCCGTCGGGGCTCTTTATTCCCAGCATGGCGGTCGGAGCTATTGCAGGACGGATCGTGGGGATCGCCGTGGAGCAAATGGCGTACCACCACCACGACTGGATCATCTTCAAGAACTGGTGCCGGCCCGGCGCAGACTGTGTCACGCCGGGACTCTACGCCATGGTGGGAGCCGCCGCCTGTCTGG GCGGGGTGACCAGGATGACCGTCTCCCTGGTGGTCATCATGTTCGAGCTCACCGGCGGGTTGGAGTACATCGTCCCCCTAATGGCCGCCGCCGTCACCAGCAAATGGGTGGCGGACGCCTTCGGGAAGGAGGGCATCTACGAGTCTCACATCCAGCTCAACGGCTACCCCTACCTGGACGTCAGGGACGAGTTCACCCACCGCACCCTGGCCACCGACGTGATGCGGCCCCGCAGGAACGACCCCCCCCTGGCCGTCCTCACCCAGGACAGCACCACGGTGGAGGACGTGGAGACGCTGATCAAAGACACCGACTATAACGGCTTCCCGGTGGTCGTGTCCCGAGAGTCGGAGAGGCTCATCGGCTTCGTTCAGCGCCGGGATCTCACCCTCGCCATCA AGACCGCCCGTCAGAAGCAGGACGGCGTGGTGAGCAGCTCGGTGGTCTACTTCACCGAGGACGCGCCGCAGCTGCCGGCCAGTAACCCGCAGCCTCTGAAGCTGCGACGCATCCTGAACCTCAGCCCCTTCACCGTCACCGACCACACGCCCATGGAGACGGTGGTGGACATCTTCCGCAAGCTGGGCCTCCGCCAGTGTCTGGTCACCCGGAGCGG gCGTCTCCTCGGCATCATCACCAAGAAGGACGTTCTGCGACACATGGCTCAGATGATGAACCAGGATCCAGAGTCCATCATGTTTAATTAG
- the clcn4 gene encoding H(+)/Cl(-) exchange transporter 4 isoform X3: MNGAGNLMDFLDEPFPDVGTYEDFHTIDWLREKSRDTDRHRKITSKSKESFWELIKSLLDAWSGWVVMLLIGLLSGTLAGVIDLAVDWMTDLKEGVCLTAFWYSHEQCCWTSNETTFDDRDKCPQWQKWAELMTGHAEGAGAYVLNYFLYVLWALLFSFLAVSLVRVFAPYACGSGIPEIKTILSGFIIRGYLGKWTLLIKTVTLVLAVSSGLSLGKEGPLVHVACCCGNLFCSLFSKYSKNEGKRREVLSAAAAAGVSVAFGAPIGGVLFSLEEVSYYFPLKTLWRSFFAALVAAFTLRAINPFGNSRLVLFYVEYHTPWYMAELVPFILLGVFGGLWGTLFIKANIAWCRRRKTTQLGKYPVLEVIAVTGITALLAFPNPYTRRSTSELISELFNDCGALESSQLCDYINNPNMSRPVDDIPDRPAGPGVYNALWQLALALVFKIVITIFTFGMKIPSGLFIPSMAVGAIAGRIVGIAVEQMAYHHHDWIIFKNWCRPGADCVTPGLYAMVGAAACLGGVTRMTVSLVVIMFELTGGLEYIVPLMAAAVTSKWVADAFGKEGIYESHIQLNGYPYLDVRDEFTHRTLATDVMRPRRNDPPLAVLTQDSTTVEDVETLIKDTDYNGFPVVVSRESERLIGFVQRRDLTLAIKTARQKQDGVVSSSVVYFTEDAPQLPASNPQPLKLRRILNLSPFTVTDHTPMETVVDIFRKLGLRQCLVTRSGRLLGIITKKDVLRHMAQMMNQDPESIMFN; encoded by the exons ATGAACGGAGCTGGAAACTTGATGGATTTCCTGGACGAGCCTTTTCCTGATGTGGGCACGTATGAAGACTTCCACACCATCGACTGGCTGAGGGAGAAATCCAGAGACACGGACCGGCACCGCAAG ATCACCAGTAAGAGCAAAGAGTCCTTCTGGGAGCTGATCAAGAGCCTGCTGGACGCCTGGTCAGGATGGGTGGTGATGCTGCTCATCGGACTCCTCTCAG GTACGCTGGCCGGAGTGATTGACCTGGCGGTGGACTGGATGACAGACCTGAAGGAAGGCGTGTGTCTGACGGCCTTCTGGTACAGCCACGAGCAGTGCTGCTGGACGTCCAACGAGACGACCTTTGACGACCGGGACAAGTGTCCACAGTGGCAGAAGTGGGCCGAGCTGATGACGGGCCACGCCGAG GGAGCGGGAGCATACGTGCTGAACTACTTCCTGTACGTTCTGTGGGCTCTGCTGTTTTCCTTCCTGGCGGTGTCGTTGGTGCGAGTGTTCGCTCCGTACGCCTGCGGTTCAGGGATCCCAGAG ATCAAGACGATCCTCAGCGGCTTCATCATCAGAGGCTACCTCGGGAAATGGACCCTGCTGATCAAGACGGTCACCCTGGTTCTGGCCGTGTCGTCGGGGCTCAGCCTGGGGAAGGAGGGCCCTCTGGTCCACGTGGCCTGCTGCTGCGGAAACCTCTTCTGCAGCCTCTTCTCCAAGTACAGCAAGAACGAGGGCAAGCGCAGAGAG gtgttatcagcggcagcagcagctggagtgTCGGTGGCCTTTGGAGCGCCCATCGGAGGAGTTCTGTTCAGCCTGGAGGAG GTCAGTTACTACTTCCCTCTGAAGACTCTGTGGCGCTCGTTCTTCGCCGCCCTGGTCGCCGCCTTCACACTGCGCGCCATCAACCCGTTTGGTAACAGCCGCCTGGTGCTCTTCTACGTGGAGTACCACACGCCGTGGTACATGGCCGAGCTGGTGCCGTTCATCCTGCTGGGCGTGTTTGGCGGCCTCTGGGGGACCCTCTTCATCAAGGCCAACATAGCCTGGTGCCGTCGGAGGAAGACCACCCAGCTGGGGAAGTATCCGGTCTTGGAGGTCATCGCCGTGACGGGTATCACCGCCTTGCTGGCGTTTCCCAACCCGTATACCCGTCGCAGCACCAGCGAGCTCATCTCTGAGCTCTTCAACGACTGCGGCGCGCTGGAGTCGTCGCAGCTCTGTGATTACATTAATAACCCCAACATGAGTCGGCCGGTGGACGACATCCCAGACCGACCGGCGGGACCCGGGGTGTACAACGCTCTGTGGCAGCTCGCGCTCGCTCTCGTCTTCAAGATCGTCATCACTATCTTCACCTTCGGCATGAAG ATCCCGTCGGGGCTCTTTATTCCCAGCATGGCGGTCGGAGCTATTGCAGGACGGATCGTGGGGATCGCCGTGGAGCAAATGGCGTACCACCACCACGACTGGATCATCTTCAAGAACTGGTGCCGGCCCGGCGCAGACTGTGTCACGCCGGGACTCTACGCCATGGTGGGAGCCGCCGCCTGTCTGG GCGGGGTGACCAGGATGACCGTCTCCCTGGTGGTCATCATGTTCGAGCTCACCGGCGGGTTGGAGTACATCGTCCCCCTAATGGCCGCCGCCGTCACCAGCAAATGGGTGGCGGACGCCTTCGGGAAGGAGGGCATCTACGAGTCTCACATCCAGCTCAACGGCTACCCCTACCTGGACGTCAGGGACGAGTTCACCCACCGCACCCTGGCCACCGACGTGATGCGGCCCCGCAGGAACGACCCCCCCCTGGCCGTCCTCACCCAGGACAGCACCACGGTGGAGGACGTGGAGACGCTGATCAAAGACACCGACTATAACGGCTTCCCGGTGGTCGTGTCCCGAGAGTCGGAGAGGCTCATCGGCTTCGTTCAGCGCCGGGATCTCACCCTCGCCATCA AGACCGCCCGTCAGAAGCAGGACGGCGTGGTGAGCAGCTCGGTGGTCTACTTCACCGAGGACGCGCCGCAGCTGCCGGCCAGTAACCCGCAGCCTCTGAAGCTGCGACGCATCCTGAACCTCAGCCCCTTCACCGTCACCGACCACACGCCCATGGAGACGGTGGTGGACATCTTCCGCAAGCTGGGCCTCCGCCAGTGTCTGGTCACCCGGAGCGG gCGTCTCCTCGGCATCATCACCAAGAAGGACGTTCTGCGACACATGGCTCAGATGATGAACCAGGATCCAGAGTCCATCATGTTTAATTAG
- the clcn4 gene encoding H(+)/Cl(-) exchange transporter 4 isoform X2, giving the protein MEAAEGVSSATPTDEMNGAGNLMDFLDEPFPDVGTYEDFHTIDWLREKSRDTDRHRKITSKSKESFWELIKSLLDAWSGWVVMLLIGLLSGTLAGVIDLAVDWMTDLKEGVCLTAFWYSHEQCCWTSNETTFDDRDKCPQWQKWAELMTGHAEGAGAYVLNYFLYVLWALLFSFLAVSLVRVFAPYACGSGIPEIKTILSGFIIRGYLGKWTLLIKTVTLVLAVSSGLSLGKEGPLVHVACCCGNLFCSLFSKYSKNEGKRREVLSAAAAAGVSVAFGAPIGGVLFSLEEVSYYFPLKTLWRSFFAALVAAFTLRAINPFGNSRLVLFYVEYHTPWYMAELVPFILLGVFGGLWGTLFIKANIAWCRRRKTTQLGKYPVLEVIAVTGITALLAFPNPYTRRSTSELISELFNDCGALESSQLCDYINNPNMSRPVDDIPDRPAGPGVYNALWQLALALVFKIVITIFTFGMKIPSGLFIPSMAVGAIAGRIVGIAVEQMAYHHHDWIIFKNWCRPGADCVTPGLYAMVGAAACLGGVTRMTVSLVVIMFELTGGLEYIVPLMAAAVTSKWVADAFGKEGIYESHIQLNGYPYLDVRDEFTHRTLATDVMRPRRNDPPLAVLTQDSTTVEDVETLIKDTDYNGFPVVVSRESERLIGFVQRRDLTLAIKTARQKQDGVVSSSVVYFTEDAPQLPASNPQPLKLRRILNLSPFTVTDHTPMETVVDIFRKLGLRQCLVTRSGRLLGIITKKDVLRHMAQMMNQDPESIMFN; this is encoded by the exons ATGGAAGCTGCTGAAG GTGTCAGCAGTGCCACGCCCACAGACGAGATGAACGGAGCTGGAAACTTGATGGATTTCCTGGACGAGCCTTTTCCTGATGTGGGCACGTATGAAGACTTCCACACCATCGACTGGCTGAGGGAGAAATCCAGAGACACGGACCGGCACCGCAAG ATCACCAGTAAGAGCAAAGAGTCCTTCTGGGAGCTGATCAAGAGCCTGCTGGACGCCTGGTCAGGATGGGTGGTGATGCTGCTCATCGGACTCCTCTCAG GTACGCTGGCCGGAGTGATTGACCTGGCGGTGGACTGGATGACAGACCTGAAGGAAGGCGTGTGTCTGACGGCCTTCTGGTACAGCCACGAGCAGTGCTGCTGGACGTCCAACGAGACGACCTTTGACGACCGGGACAAGTGTCCACAGTGGCAGAAGTGGGCCGAGCTGATGACGGGCCACGCCGAG GGAGCGGGAGCATACGTGCTGAACTACTTCCTGTACGTTCTGTGGGCTCTGCTGTTTTCCTTCCTGGCGGTGTCGTTGGTGCGAGTGTTCGCTCCGTACGCCTGCGGTTCAGGGATCCCAGAG ATCAAGACGATCCTCAGCGGCTTCATCATCAGAGGCTACCTCGGGAAATGGACCCTGCTGATCAAGACGGTCACCCTGGTTCTGGCCGTGTCGTCGGGGCTCAGCCTGGGGAAGGAGGGCCCTCTGGTCCACGTGGCCTGCTGCTGCGGAAACCTCTTCTGCAGCCTCTTCTCCAAGTACAGCAAGAACGAGGGCAAGCGCAGAGAG gtgttatcagcggcagcagcagctggagtgTCGGTGGCCTTTGGAGCGCCCATCGGAGGAGTTCTGTTCAGCCTGGAGGAG GTCAGTTACTACTTCCCTCTGAAGACTCTGTGGCGCTCGTTCTTCGCCGCCCTGGTCGCCGCCTTCACACTGCGCGCCATCAACCCGTTTGGTAACAGCCGCCTGGTGCTCTTCTACGTGGAGTACCACACGCCGTGGTACATGGCCGAGCTGGTGCCGTTCATCCTGCTGGGCGTGTTTGGCGGCCTCTGGGGGACCCTCTTCATCAAGGCCAACATAGCCTGGTGCCGTCGGAGGAAGACCACCCAGCTGGGGAAGTATCCGGTCTTGGAGGTCATCGCCGTGACGGGTATCACCGCCTTGCTGGCGTTTCCCAACCCGTATACCCGTCGCAGCACCAGCGAGCTCATCTCTGAGCTCTTCAACGACTGCGGCGCGCTGGAGTCGTCGCAGCTCTGTGATTACATTAATAACCCCAACATGAGTCGGCCGGTGGACGACATCCCAGACCGACCGGCGGGACCCGGGGTGTACAACGCTCTGTGGCAGCTCGCGCTCGCTCTCGTCTTCAAGATCGTCATCACTATCTTCACCTTCGGCATGAAG ATCCCGTCGGGGCTCTTTATTCCCAGCATGGCGGTCGGAGCTATTGCAGGACGGATCGTGGGGATCGCCGTGGAGCAAATGGCGTACCACCACCACGACTGGATCATCTTCAAGAACTGGTGCCGGCCCGGCGCAGACTGTGTCACGCCGGGACTCTACGCCATGGTGGGAGCCGCCGCCTGTCTGG GCGGGGTGACCAGGATGACCGTCTCCCTGGTGGTCATCATGTTCGAGCTCACCGGCGGGTTGGAGTACATCGTCCCCCTAATGGCCGCCGCCGTCACCAGCAAATGGGTGGCGGACGCCTTCGGGAAGGAGGGCATCTACGAGTCTCACATCCAGCTCAACGGCTACCCCTACCTGGACGTCAGGGACGAGTTCACCCACCGCACCCTGGCCACCGACGTGATGCGGCCCCGCAGGAACGACCCCCCCCTGGCCGTCCTCACCCAGGACAGCACCACGGTGGAGGACGTGGAGACGCTGATCAAAGACACCGACTATAACGGCTTCCCGGTGGTCGTGTCCCGAGAGTCGGAGAGGCTCATCGGCTTCGTTCAGCGCCGGGATCTCACCCTCGCCATCA AGACCGCCCGTCAGAAGCAGGACGGCGTGGTGAGCAGCTCGGTGGTCTACTTCACCGAGGACGCGCCGCAGCTGCCGGCCAGTAACCCGCAGCCTCTGAAGCTGCGACGCATCCTGAACCTCAGCCCCTTCACCGTCACCGACCACACGCCCATGGAGACGGTGGTGGACATCTTCCGCAAGCTGGGCCTCCGCCAGTGTCTGGTCACCCGGAGCGG gCGTCTCCTCGGCATCATCACCAAGAAGGACGTTCTGCGACACATGGCTCAGATGATGAACCAGGATCCAGAGTCCATCATGTTTAATTAG
- the clcn4 gene encoding H(+)/Cl(-) exchange transporter 4 isoform X4, with the protein MLLIGLLSGTLAGVIDLAVDWMTDLKEGVCLTAFWYSHEQCCWTSNETTFDDRDKCPQWQKWAELMTGHAEGAGAYVLNYFLYVLWALLFSFLAVSLVRVFAPYACGSGIPEIKTILSGFIIRGYLGKWTLLIKTVTLVLAVSSGLSLGKEGPLVHVACCCGNLFCSLFSKYSKNEGKRREVLSAAAAAGVSVAFGAPIGGVLFSLEEVSYYFPLKTLWRSFFAALVAAFTLRAINPFGNSRLVLFYVEYHTPWYMAELVPFILLGVFGGLWGTLFIKANIAWCRRRKTTQLGKYPVLEVIAVTGITALLAFPNPYTRRSTSELISELFNDCGALESSQLCDYINNPNMSRPVDDIPDRPAGPGVYNALWQLALALVFKIVITIFTFGMKIPSGLFIPSMAVGAIAGRIVGIAVEQMAYHHHDWIIFKNWCRPGADCVTPGLYAMVGAAACLGGVTRMTVSLVVIMFELTGGLEYIVPLMAAAVTSKWVADAFGKEGIYESHIQLNGYPYLDVRDEFTHRTLATDVMRPRRNDPPLAVLTQDSTTVEDVETLIKDTDYNGFPVVVSRESERLIGFVQRRDLTLAIKTARQKQDGVVSSSVVYFTEDAPQLPASNPQPLKLRRILNLSPFTVTDHTPMETVVDIFRKLGLRQCLVTRSGRLLGIITKKDVLRHMAQMMNQDPESIMFN; encoded by the exons ATGCTGCTCATCGGACTCCTCTCAG GTACGCTGGCCGGAGTGATTGACCTGGCGGTGGACTGGATGACAGACCTGAAGGAAGGCGTGTGTCTGACGGCCTTCTGGTACAGCCACGAGCAGTGCTGCTGGACGTCCAACGAGACGACCTTTGACGACCGGGACAAGTGTCCACAGTGGCAGAAGTGGGCCGAGCTGATGACGGGCCACGCCGAG GGAGCGGGAGCATACGTGCTGAACTACTTCCTGTACGTTCTGTGGGCTCTGCTGTTTTCCTTCCTGGCGGTGTCGTTGGTGCGAGTGTTCGCTCCGTACGCCTGCGGTTCAGGGATCCCAGAG ATCAAGACGATCCTCAGCGGCTTCATCATCAGAGGCTACCTCGGGAAATGGACCCTGCTGATCAAGACGGTCACCCTGGTTCTGGCCGTGTCGTCGGGGCTCAGCCTGGGGAAGGAGGGCCCTCTGGTCCACGTGGCCTGCTGCTGCGGAAACCTCTTCTGCAGCCTCTTCTCCAAGTACAGCAAGAACGAGGGCAAGCGCAGAGAG gtgttatcagcggcagcagcagctggagtgTCGGTGGCCTTTGGAGCGCCCATCGGAGGAGTTCTGTTCAGCCTGGAGGAG GTCAGTTACTACTTCCCTCTGAAGACTCTGTGGCGCTCGTTCTTCGCCGCCCTGGTCGCCGCCTTCACACTGCGCGCCATCAACCCGTTTGGTAACAGCCGCCTGGTGCTCTTCTACGTGGAGTACCACACGCCGTGGTACATGGCCGAGCTGGTGCCGTTCATCCTGCTGGGCGTGTTTGGCGGCCTCTGGGGGACCCTCTTCATCAAGGCCAACATAGCCTGGTGCCGTCGGAGGAAGACCACCCAGCTGGGGAAGTATCCGGTCTTGGAGGTCATCGCCGTGACGGGTATCACCGCCTTGCTGGCGTTTCCCAACCCGTATACCCGTCGCAGCACCAGCGAGCTCATCTCTGAGCTCTTCAACGACTGCGGCGCGCTGGAGTCGTCGCAGCTCTGTGATTACATTAATAACCCCAACATGAGTCGGCCGGTGGACGACATCCCAGACCGACCGGCGGGACCCGGGGTGTACAACGCTCTGTGGCAGCTCGCGCTCGCTCTCGTCTTCAAGATCGTCATCACTATCTTCACCTTCGGCATGAAG ATCCCGTCGGGGCTCTTTATTCCCAGCATGGCGGTCGGAGCTATTGCAGGACGGATCGTGGGGATCGCCGTGGAGCAAATGGCGTACCACCACCACGACTGGATCATCTTCAAGAACTGGTGCCGGCCCGGCGCAGACTGTGTCACGCCGGGACTCTACGCCATGGTGGGAGCCGCCGCCTGTCTGG GCGGGGTGACCAGGATGACCGTCTCCCTGGTGGTCATCATGTTCGAGCTCACCGGCGGGTTGGAGTACATCGTCCCCCTAATGGCCGCCGCCGTCACCAGCAAATGGGTGGCGGACGCCTTCGGGAAGGAGGGCATCTACGAGTCTCACATCCAGCTCAACGGCTACCCCTACCTGGACGTCAGGGACGAGTTCACCCACCGCACCCTGGCCACCGACGTGATGCGGCCCCGCAGGAACGACCCCCCCCTGGCCGTCCTCACCCAGGACAGCACCACGGTGGAGGACGTGGAGACGCTGATCAAAGACACCGACTATAACGGCTTCCCGGTGGTCGTGTCCCGAGAGTCGGAGAGGCTCATCGGCTTCGTTCAGCGCCGGGATCTCACCCTCGCCATCA AGACCGCCCGTCAGAAGCAGGACGGCGTGGTGAGCAGCTCGGTGGTCTACTTCACCGAGGACGCGCCGCAGCTGCCGGCCAGTAACCCGCAGCCTCTGAAGCTGCGACGCATCCTGAACCTCAGCCCCTTCACCGTCACCGACCACACGCCCATGGAGACGGTGGTGGACATCTTCCGCAAGCTGGGCCTCCGCCAGTGTCTGGTCACCCGGAGCGG gCGTCTCCTCGGCATCATCACCAAGAAGGACGTTCTGCGACACATGGCTCAGATGATGAACCAGGATCCAGAGTCCATCATGTTTAATTAG